The DNA window tgcttttaaataaagcattttttttatttttaaacacagcttgttttccttaaagtaaaaccggatgcgtttaaaaatacaaaaaatgaaacgtttcagtttaattttttaagagtaggcagtggtacatggcagtggtccgtagaccactggctgctctcaaaaaaacgtttttgcatgcattcataaaggggaatgagtcaaccctattttgtgattcagtaaatagattagtgttagaaatgaggtctcaagttggtagagatatacacccttctccaagtaagggaccacaatcctagccagggtaagttgcACACAatgaaaattatcctgtgcccaccctctggtagcttggcaccgagcagtccgtcttaatttagaaggcatggggttatgtatttgtgcaataaatcatacagtaacacagtgaaaacaccacacaggtttagaaaaatataggatgtttatctgattaaattaaggtcaatgttgaaatatcacttttgcaggtttaaaagtCTTAAATGTTAGAAATCAACAAGCTTTGTGCATTTGGCTCTATGTGCCTTAAATTATTCCTTCTTTATATATTCTGCGTGTTTGGTGCAGATGTATCTCCGAGTTGAGGAGCACCGGGCACTGCTGAGACCCTGATGGTTTAGATAGGCGCAGTCCGAGCCGCCGGGGACGCCGGTGCCGCTGTCCAGGGCGCTGCCGTCGGCCCACCGCCAGGGCCCGCTCGGATCTCTCAGCAGGCCGACCCAGCGATCATACTCCCCCTTCTCAGAGAGGGCGAACCCTCTCTCTTTGTCGCTTTTAATCACAGCCAGACTGGAGGAACGAGAGGCGCAGCTGCCATTGGCAAATGTCCAGCTTCCTTCGTTTTCAGAGAATAAGAAACAGCTGCTCTCGCGCAGGGTCCATCCTGCCTCGCACTGGCGGGAAAGGCCGCCCTCGTCGGTGCGGTTCGCCTCACTCGCGGGGTCTTCTCTCGCTCTGAGGGCGAACACGGCGGCGAGGACGACGGAGCCCAAAACCACCgccaccgccgccaccacccgcCAAAGACGGCGGCGGCGGCTGGGACGCCCTCTGCGGGCGGCCGGGGCTCTACCGCGGCTACGGCCACTTGTTGCTCCTCCTCGGAGGGTGGTGCCGCCGTGATCTCCGGCCACCCCCGCCCTAGCAGCGCACATGCCCGGGGTGAggtttcttggccggggtcttccctcaggtctggctccatcgcGAGCACCACCGGTGCGTATAGAGACATGTTTAATTGGCAGAATGAAAAACTTTTTACACCAGCGCTCGGATACATTTTCCAAGAATTTGAACCAACCAAACTCATCTGATTTTGACTATTCTTTTCGCTTCTCCGAGAGGTTCTTAAACAATCTTAAACATTTTTTTGCTACGGCGCCCCAACAAATTATGACTATGAACCAAATTCTATGTACTGCTACGATCTATAAACAGGGTTAATAGAGGTATTTTTTTGACATTACAAACTAATGGCGGATGTCGTATGATGTTTTAGTCTGTGAAAATTGCGCATAGAATTGTGGGTAAGCGCATATCGCTTGTGGGTAGGAAGGCTGATTCTTTTAGGGGTTTTTCGAAGCTGCTTTCTGCCCTCGGCTTTTGTTACTGATAGCATTTAACGCTGCACTTTCTATCTCCACGGGCATTTATATTGCCATGGAGGAGGATCGAAGCGGGTGAAAATTAAAATAGCACACTTTTTTTGGCTTTAGGTATTTCGCCGCTCCTGCCGAAATAGCACACTTTGGTGAAAAGTATCCAGCTTTGTAACCATATATGTAATACCTTACCTGTAACAAGTTGTTATTTACCATAAAAACGTAAAAATACACACTTCTACTCATTTTGCGAGAGATCTCTGCTTTGTCAATGGCTCTGACCTTCATCTCCCCAGAACAGCttgggacagatttactaacattctgCACCGGAAACTGGCGCAACTCGTTTATTTTGAATTCATCTGCCcgaaagtaaggcaaagcagcgtccatgggtggtacatgtacTAAAGCTGCCCATAACACTTGAACAGACTCGTATTTCATGTCTCAGCACAAACATGTCTGGCACTATTCCCCCCTCTCCACCTGCACAGAATCATGCTGCTGAGCGCCACACACACCTTTAACACATAGTGCGAGGATGTCTGAATGTGCAAGGTTACCCCTCCAGTACAAAATACCATACCTCGGCTGACTTTACCTTACAtaccttgcatgtgtgctgtatagtgcagcagacatgaaaagttggaaaagaaatgagATAAATATTTCTCTTTAACGCCTGTTTTTGAAATAGTGGtaattcttagtgcaaaatgctgtCTACTAttattagtagatagggttttaagTAAAAAACCAAGGCTGGTAGCCctggaacgcccatgtaccacccatggaatgccagaagtatctaagggccagatgtacgtaactttttgcatggcgcaaacagcgaattttgctgtttcgacatgcaaaaagcaaattgcgatgctcattcctattttgcgagtcggtaacctggttaccgactggcAAAATGGGAATACGAGTCGCAAATATGcaagggtgttccccttcctatttgcgattcgcatcgctatgcagaattgctttgtgaacaAGAACGCGGTtggaaagcaattcgcagttaccaccagtgtcacactggtggtaacccattcgcaaaagggaaggggtccccatgggaccccttcccctatgtgaatagccctgaaaaaatgaaacaaaaatgttttgtttttttcgtttgtattgcaactcgttttcctttaaggaaaacgggctgcaataaaataaaaaaacggctttattttaaagcagtcacaggcatggtggtctgctgtctccagcaggccaccatccctgtgagtggtgcgaatcgcaaggggttcgcaaattgcgacccacctcattaatattaatgaggtgggtctttgcgattcacagatggtgttGGGACAACATCTTGCAtccggatttgcgagtcgcaaattcggatttgtgtcatttttttacgcgaacACAAACCTAACtctaaatttatactttggcgctagacccgtccagcgccaacgttttggagttaaagtcattttttgccagtgggaaactgccttgcatcaatgaaatacaaggtaggagttcctgggcaaaaaatgactctaaggcccaggcgccttatttatcctgcaGTGGAAAAATGGTGCACAGTGGGGAGGTGGGTCTAAATAAAGGCACTaaccctgcttagcaccattatttaacgcctgggtcagggcaggcgttaaggggcctgtgggcacatttccatggtggaacaccatggaaagagcccaaaggtgcccttcccaggccccaacgacacccccacccacaccagagggacagcagaggatggcgaccccatcccaggtaagtagaggtaagtattttgtattatttttaaaaatgccactgggggccctgaaatcgcccccctacatggcactgggtgcaatggccatgcccaggggacccttgtcccctgtgctggccgctGGGGTGGTGGGtaagactcctgtctttaataagacaggagtcatgtggaatggtaGGTTTTGCGctcagaaatgacactaggctgattagagtcatttgcttttactctaaccagactgatgtcatttttcagtgcaaaaccctCTTCCCCATACCgccactgccacccccacccccaccaccacccggctaatgtaattttccatgatgttagcccaccctttgtgctggattgcaccattccttaaatatggcgccctgctggtgctctggaatggcagAAGCTGTCgctttactttttgacacaaaactgcattagctaagatttgcgtgaaaaagtatacatttgggcctaAATACCAAACCTAAATCAACAAATCGGACCTGAAGTGCACTCTTTCAGCTGCTGCAAAACAAACTCTGGAGATTTTGAGAATGCTTATTTATTACTACAATATGAAATGTTACAGGAGAAAAAAGATGCTGTTTAGTTGCTTATCGTACATCTAACAGATatagaaaaatctttaaaatgtaagtgtaaatTTTTAGGTTCAATGCTCCTCTTTTCCACATAAAAATGAAGGGGtagatttaaaaatgctctgggttagcatcaaaaatgtgctgcaaaccaacacaaaatgtttttcctattttactttccagtgcaaaacttgttttgcaatcaaaagtaccctaaaagtaatgcaaagcagcgcaaagaACTGCTTTGCCTTTCTTAGTGCCAAGGGGACGTTACATGGGCGTTCTCACATAACCacccatactttttgatgcaaaaccctattaaGAACAGTAGACAGGGTTTTATGTCAAAAGTTAACGCCATTTGAAAGGagacgttaaaaggagaaatgttttcatttctcctttcatttccGGCTTTGCATGTTTACTGCGTTGTAAgggacacatacaaagtaggagaaGTTTTAAATGAAGTCTTGTGCTGG is part of the Pleurodeles waltl isolate 20211129_DDA chromosome 4_2, aPleWal1.hap1.20221129, whole genome shotgun sequence genome and encodes:
- the LOC138293985 gene encoding C-type lectin domain family 2 member B-like, with amino-acid sequence MCAARAGVAGDHGGTTLRGGATSGRSRGRAPAARRGRPSRRRRLWRVVAAVAVVLGSVVLAAVFALRAREDPASEANRTDEGGLSRQCEAGWTLRESSCFLFSENEGSWTFANGSCASRSSSLAVIKSDKERGFALSEKGEYDRWVGLLRDPSGPWRWADGSALDSGTGVPGGSDCAYLNHQGLSSARCSSTRRYICTKHAEYIKKE